Proteins encoded within one genomic window of Siniperca chuatsi isolate FFG_IHB_CAS linkage group LG4, ASM2008510v1, whole genome shotgun sequence:
- the rxfp3.3b gene encoding relaxin-3 receptor 1, with the protein MRPAGLGLSLLPERMAELWYHNSTSSWNRSAGGHDRFSSLDDIDVPADGSPTLRILISIVYSVVCAAGLIGNLLVFFLMKVRRGRRKRSSINLFILNLAVTDFQFVLTLPFWAVDTALDFSWPFGNAMCKIILSVTVMNMYASVFFLTAMSITRYWSVASALKDRTRRRVCPVRWVIAGLWVSATVATLPTAIFSTVKSVAGERLCLLGFPDGQSWLALYHLQKILVAFVFPMLIVTVCYLLLLRFVRLRSMNNNQVKRRSRVTRSVTIVVLSFFICWMPNHAITFWGVLVKFNVVNWDKTYYMVHTYVHPVTVCLAHTNSCLNPVLYCLMRREFRKKMKDLFWRISSPTGTNTCPLRPFSGARAEPDDTQIVIPLNNVETENCRLSVLTEQCDTDALQR; encoded by the coding sequence ATGCGCCCTGCGGGACTCGGGTTGAGTCTGTTACCGGAGAGGATGGCGGAGCTGTGGTACCACAACTCCACGTCCTCCTGGAACCGGTCCGCTGGTGGACACGACCGGTTCAGCAGCCTGGATGACATCGACGTGCCGGCGGACGGCTCCCCGACCCTGCGCATCCTCATCTCCATCGTGTACTCGGTAGTGTGCGCCGCCGGGCTGATCGGGAACCTGCTGGTGTTCTTCCTGATGAAGGTGCGCCGGGGCAGGAGGAAACGCTCCAGCATCAACCTGTTCATCCTCAACCTGGCCGTGACGGACTTCCAGTTCGTGCTGACCCTGCCGTTCTGGGCGGTGGACACGGCTCTGGACTTCAGCTGGCCGTTTGGAAACGCCATGTGCAAGATCATCCTCTCCGTGACGGTGATGAACATGTACGCCAGCGTGTTTTTCCTCACTGCCATGAGCATCACCCGGTACTGGTCGGTGGCCTCGGCGCTGAAGGACCGCACCCGGCGGCGGGTGTGCCCGGTGCGCTGGGTGATCGCCGGGCTCTGGGTCTCCGCCACGGTGGCCACTTTGCCCACCGCCATTTTCTCCACGGTGAAGAGCGTGGCCGGGGAGAGGCTGTGCCTGCTGGGCTTCCCGGACGGCCAGTCGTGGCTGGCGCTGTACCACCTCCAGAAGATCCTGGTGGCCTTCGTGTTCCCCATGCTGATCGTCACCGTGtgctacctgctgctgctgcgcttcGTCCGCCTGCGCAGCATGAACAACAACCAGGTGAAGCGGAGGTCCAGGGTGACCCGCTCGGTCACCATCGTCGTTCTCTCCTTCTTCATCTGCTGGATGCCCAACCACGCCATCACCTTCTGGGGCGTCCTGGTGAAATTCAACGTGGTCAACTGGGATAAGACGTACTACATGGTGCACACGTACGTCCACCCGGTGACCGTGTGCCTGGCGCACACCAACAGCTGCCTGAACCCGGTGCTGTACTGCCTCATGCGCCGGGAGTTCAGGAAGAAGATGAAGGATCTGTTCTGGAGGATTTCCTCGCCCACCGGGACGAACACCTGCCCCCTGCGACCGTTCTCCGGGGCGAGAGCGGAGCCGGACGACACGCAGATCGTCATCCCGCTGAACAACGTGGAGACGGAGAACTGCAGGCTGTCTGTCCTGACGGAGCAGTGCGACACGGACGCGCTGCAGCGGTAA